Proteins encoded in a region of the Pseudomonas shahriarae genome:
- a CDS encoding FCD domain-containing protein, whose translation MAFDQVRQRRLSDDIVEQLEGMILEGTLKSGERLPAERALAEQFGVSRPSLREAIQKLAAKGLLVSRQGGGNYVVETLGSTFSDPLLHLLESNPEAQRDLLEFRQTLEASCAYYAALRATEVDRERLTAAFDALQDCYARDDEVSRIEEGAADARFHLAIAEASHNAVLLHTIRGLFDLLKRNVVTNIGGMYQQRTETRDMLINQHRDLYLAIIEGRAEQAREVSTRHLLYVQEVLEEVRQEVQRMARAERRKGI comes from the coding sequence ATGGCGTTTGATCAGGTGCGTCAGCGCCGTTTGTCCGACGATATTGTCGAGCAGCTTGAGGGGATGATCCTTGAGGGCACGTTGAAGTCGGGTGAGCGATTGCCTGCCGAGCGCGCACTGGCTGAACAGTTCGGTGTGTCGCGTCCGTCATTGCGCGAGGCGATCCAGAAGCTGGCGGCCAAGGGGCTGCTGGTCAGTCGCCAGGGCGGCGGCAATTATGTGGTGGAGACGCTGGGTTCAACCTTCAGCGATCCATTGTTGCATCTGCTGGAAAGCAACCCCGAAGCCCAGCGTGATCTGTTGGAATTTCGTCAGACGCTTGAAGCGTCTTGCGCTTATTACGCCGCCTTGCGTGCCACGGAAGTGGATCGCGAACGGCTGACTGCCGCCTTTGACGCCTTGCAGGATTGCTATGCACGGGATGATGAGGTGAGTCGCATTGAGGAAGGCGCGGCCGACGCCAGGTTTCACTTGGCTATCGCCGAAGCCAGCCATAACGCGGTATTGCTGCACACCATCCGGGGCTTGTTTGATTTGCTCAAGCGTAACGTGGTGACCAATATCGGCGGCATGTACCAGCAACGCACCGAAACCCGGGATATGCTGATCAACCAGCATCGGGATTTGTATCTGGCGATTATCGAGGGGCGGGCGGAACAGGCGCGCGAGGTCTCAACACGTCACCTGCTGTACGTGCAGGAAGTGTTGGAAGAGGTGCGTCAGGAAGTGCAGCGTATGGCTCGGGCAGAGCGGCGCAAGGGGATATAG
- the smpB gene encoding SsrA-binding protein SmpB, which produces MAKQKKHPTGTIAQNKKARHDYFIEHRFEAGLVLAGWEVKSLRASKLQLVDSYVLLKDGEAWLLGSHITPLMTASTHVIADPVRTRKLLLNARELEKLAAAVQQKGYACVCLSWYWSKHLVKCEIALGKGKKEYDKRDTERERDSNRELQRAVRNKGKED; this is translated from the coding sequence ATGGCTAAACAAAAGAAACACCCAACAGGGACCATCGCGCAGAACAAAAAGGCGCGACACGATTACTTCATCGAACATCGGTTCGAGGCTGGTCTGGTCCTGGCCGGCTGGGAAGTAAAAAGTCTGCGCGCCAGCAAGTTGCAACTGGTCGACAGTTACGTGCTGCTCAAGGATGGCGAGGCCTGGCTGCTCGGCAGTCATATCACGCCGTTGATGACCGCCAGTACCCACGTTATTGCCGACCCGGTGCGCACACGCAAGCTGCTGCTCAATGCCCGCGAACTGGAAAAGCTCGCTGCTGCGGTCCAGCAGAAGGGTTATGCCTGCGTCTGCCTGTCGTGGTACTGGAGCAAGCACCTGGTCAAGTGCGAGATCGCACTGGGCAAGGGCAAGAAGGAATACGACAAGCGTGATACCGAGCGCGAACGCGACTCCAATCGGGAATTGCAGCGCGCCGTACGCAACAAGGGCAAGGAAGACTGA
- a CDS encoding type II toxin-antitoxin system RatA family toxin: MTTHIQRSALLPYPAQALYDLVNDVASYPDFLPWCSSSTVLESSDEHMRASLEVSKGGLGQKFVTSNVLVPGQSIEMNLEEGPFTQLHGVWVFKPLGEKACKISLDLTFDYAGSIVRATLGPLFNQAANTLVDAFCQRAKQLHG; this comes from the coding sequence ATGACGACGCATATTCAACGCTCGGCCCTGCTGCCTTACCCGGCGCAAGCGCTCTATGACCTGGTCAATGACGTGGCGAGCTACCCGGATTTCCTGCCCTGGTGCTCCTCATCCACGGTGCTGGAGAGCAGCGATGAGCATATGCGCGCGAGCCTGGAGGTATCCAAGGGCGGGCTTGGTCAGAAGTTTGTGACGAGTAATGTGCTGGTTCCCGGTCAGTCGATTGAGATGAATCTGGAAGAAGGGCCGTTCACTCAACTGCACGGCGTCTGGGTGTTCAAGCCGCTGGGAGAGAAGGCATGCAAGATCAGCCTGGACCTGACGTTTGATTACGCGGGCTCCATTGTGCGGGCGACCTTGGGGCCGCTGTTCAATCAGGCGGCGAATACCCTGGTGGATGCGTTTTGCCAGCGGGCCAAGCAACTGCATGGCTGA
- a CDS encoding RnfH family protein, with translation MAESLIEIEVVYAAVDRQRLLSLAVAPGTSLRAAVLASGIAAQFPELDIAACPLGIFGKVVADAETRNVQVGDRIEIYRPLLADPREVRRLRAAKAAEARRQNS, from the coding sequence ATGGCTGAGTCGTTGATCGAAATTGAGGTGGTCTACGCTGCGGTAGACCGGCAACGGTTGTTGAGCCTGGCGGTTGCGCCGGGTACGAGCCTGAGGGCTGCGGTGCTGGCGTCGGGCATTGCGGCACAGTTTCCCGAGCTGGATATCGCCGCTTGCCCCTTGGGGATTTTCGGCAAGGTTGTGGCCGACGCTGAAACCCGTAATGTCCAGGTCGGCGATCGCATCGAGATTTATCGCCCCTTGCTGGCGGATCCCAGAGAGGTCAGGCGCCTGCGAGCAGCTAAAGCGGCTGAAGCCCGGCGGCAAAATTCATAA
- a CDS encoding outer membrane protein assembly factor BamE, translating to MQNTKLLLTSFTLVGLLALAGCSFPGVYKIDIQQGNVVTQDMIDQLRPGMTRRQVRFIMGNPLLTDTFHADRWDYLYSLQPGGGERQQERVSVIFNGNDQLVSLSGDFMPGVSRDEALLGKDSGTSVTAPAQNAEKPKSELPAKPGSLLDTIQKDIDSVETVPVPTPEPLDTTPQ from the coding sequence ATGCAAAACACCAAGCTCTTGCTAACCAGTTTCACCCTTGTGGGACTGCTCGCACTCGCCGGTTGTTCATTCCCCGGGGTTTACAAAATCGACATCCAGCAGGGCAATGTCGTCACGCAGGACATGATAGACCAGTTACGCCCGGGAATGACCCGACGGCAAGTACGGTTTATTATGGGCAATCCCCTGCTGACCGACACATTCCATGCCGATCGCTGGGATTATCTCTATAGCCTGCAGCCTGGAGGCGGAGAGCGCCAACAGGAGCGCGTCAGTGTCATCTTTAATGGCAACGACCAACTGGTCAGCCTTTCCGGTGACTTCATGCCCGGCGTGAGCCGTGATGAAGCCCTGTTGGGCAAGGACAGCGGGACCAGCGTCACTGCGCCAGCGCAGAATGCTGAAAAACCCAAGTCCGAGCTGCCGGCCAAGCCTGGCTCCTTGCTGGATACCATCCAGAAAGACATCGACAGCGTGGAAACCGTTCCGGTGCCAACGCCAGAACCTCTGGATACAACCCCGCAATAA
- the fur gene encoding ferric iron uptake transcriptional regulator yields MVENSELRKAGLKVTLPRVKILQMLDSAEQRHMSAEDVYKALMESNEDVGLATVYRVLTQFEAAGLVVRHNFDGGHAVFELADGGHHDHMVDLDTNEVIEFTSPAIEKLQHEIAEEHGFDLVDHNLVLYIRKKK; encoded by the coding sequence ATGGTTGAAAATAGCGAACTACGCAAAGCCGGTCTTAAAGTGACTCTGCCACGAGTCAAGATTCTACAAATGCTCGATTCCGCCGAGCAGCGCCACATGAGTGCCGAGGATGTTTACAAGGCGCTGATGGAGTCTAACGAGGACGTCGGCCTGGCCACGGTTTACCGTGTACTGACCCAGTTCGAAGCCGCAGGGCTGGTGGTTCGTCATAATTTCGACGGCGGTCATGCGGTGTTTGAATTGGCTGACGGTGGTCATCACGACCACATGGTTGACCTGGATACCAATGAGGTTATCGAGTTCACCAGCCCGGCAATCGAAAAGCTTCAGCACGAAATCGCTGAGGAGCATGGATTCGATTTGGTTGACCACAATCTTGTGTTGTACATCCGTAAGAAAAAGTAA